From a region of the Calonectris borealis chromosome 2, bCalBor7.hap1.2, whole genome shotgun sequence genome:
- the CIDEA gene encoding lipid transferase CIDEA isoform X2, translating into MEAARDCVGSLVRSLVSMGASVGAVTKQTLFPPLMPAGRPFRVSNASRSSRKGIVASSLQELISKTLDAFLISAGIVTLVLEEDGTVVDTEEFFKSLDDNTHFMVLEKGQKWTQTRNGVAAVRQKKKMGVANITFDLYKLNPKDFIGCLNIKATFYEIYSVSYDIKCMGAKSVLREKSV; encoded by the exons ATGGAGGCGGCGCGGGACTGCGTGGGCTCGCTGGTGCG ATCTTTGGTATCCATGGGAGCATCTGTGGGAGCAGTAACAAAACAGACCCTGTTCCCTCCTCTCATGCCTGCAGGGCGACCTTTCCGTGTGTCGAATGCCTCCCGAAGCAGCCGGAAAGGAATTGTTGCAAGCAGTCTGCAAGAGCTCATCAGCAAG ACTTTAGATGCCTTCCTTATATCTGCTGGAATAGTTACTCTGGTTTTGGAGGAAGATGGCACGGTTGTGGACACAGAAGAGTTCTTCAAGTCCCTGGATGATAATACACACTTCATGGTTCtagaaaaaggacagaaatggACACAA ACAAGAAATGGAGTTGCTGCTGtgaggcaaaagaagaaaatgggagtAGCTAATATCACATTTGATCTGTACAAGCTGAACCCTAAGGATTTTATTGGCTGCTTAAACATCAAGGCGACCTTCTATGAGATCTACTCTGTCTCATATGACATCAAATGTATGGGAGCAAAAAGTGTATTGCG
- the CIDEA gene encoding lipid transferase CIDEA isoform X3: MEAARDCVGSLVRSLVSMGASVGAVTKQTLFPPLMPAGRPFRVSNASRSSRKGIVASSLQELISKTLDAFLISAGIVTLVLEEDGTVVDTEEFFKSLDDNTHFMVLEKGQKWTQTRNGVAAVRQKKKMGVANITFDLYKLNPKDFIGCLNIKATFYEIYSVSYDIKCMGAKSVLRCFS, encoded by the exons ATGGAGGCGGCGCGGGACTGCGTGGGCTCGCTGGTGCG ATCTTTGGTATCCATGGGAGCATCTGTGGGAGCAGTAACAAAACAGACCCTGTTCCCTCCTCTCATGCCTGCAGGGCGACCTTTCCGTGTGTCGAATGCCTCCCGAAGCAGCCGGAAAGGAATTGTTGCAAGCAGTCTGCAAGAGCTCATCAGCAAG ACTTTAGATGCCTTCCTTATATCTGCTGGAATAGTTACTCTGGTTTTGGAGGAAGATGGCACGGTTGTGGACACAGAAGAGTTCTTCAAGTCCCTGGATGATAATACACACTTCATGGTTCtagaaaaaggacagaaatggACACAA ACAAGAAATGGAGTTGCTGCTGtgaggcaaaagaagaaaatgggagtAGCTAATATCACATTTGATCTGTACAAGCTGAACCCTAAGGATTTTATTGGCTGCTTAAACATCAAGGCGACCTTCTATGAGATCTACTCTGTCTCATATGACATCAAATGTATGGGAGCAAAAAGTGTATTGCG GTGCTTCAGCTAA
- the CIDEA gene encoding lipid transferase CIDEA isoform X1, whose translation MEAARDCVGSLVRSLVSMGASVGAVTKQTLFPPLMPAGRPFRVSNASRSSRKGIVASSLQELISKTLDAFLISAGIVTLVLEEDGTVVDTEEFFKSLDDNTHFMVLEKGQKWTQTRNGVAAVRQKKKMGVANITFDLYKLNPKDFIGCLNIKATFYEIYSVSYDIKCMGAKSVLRKVLQLMSHAAQITGQFLLYTGTYMLQLMGEYDEDGTCTRSRRE comes from the exons ATGGAGGCGGCGCGGGACTGCGTGGGCTCGCTGGTGCG ATCTTTGGTATCCATGGGAGCATCTGTGGGAGCAGTAACAAAACAGACCCTGTTCCCTCCTCTCATGCCTGCAGGGCGACCTTTCCGTGTGTCGAATGCCTCCCGAAGCAGCCGGAAAGGAATTGTTGCAAGCAGTCTGCAAGAGCTCATCAGCAAG ACTTTAGATGCCTTCCTTATATCTGCTGGAATAGTTACTCTGGTTTTGGAGGAAGATGGCACGGTTGTGGACACAGAAGAGTTCTTCAAGTCCCTGGATGATAATACACACTTCATGGTTCtagaaaaaggacagaaatggACACAA ACAAGAAATGGAGTTGCTGCTGtgaggcaaaagaagaaaatgggagtAGCTAATATCACATTTGATCTGTACAAGCTGAACCCTAAGGATTTTATTGGCTGCTTAAACATCAAGGCGACCTTCTATGAGATCTACTCTGTCTCATATGACATCAAATGTATGGGAGCAAAAAGTGTATTGCG GAAGGTGCTTCAGCTAATGTCCCATGCAGCACAAATAACTGGACAGTTTCTTCTCTATACTGGAACGTATATGTTGCAGTTGATGGGTGAATATGATGAAGATGGCACGTGTACGAGATCAAGGCGGGAGTAG